Proteins encoded within one genomic window of Thermococcus celer Vu 13 = JCM 8558:
- a CDS encoding MBL fold metallo-hydrolase, translating into MRIIWYGHACFWVETKGVRLLIDPYPEVDDDRIGEVDYILITHEHVDHYGKVELLSRLRNATVIGPKQVYLMAISDGITRAKEIEEGQTIELENGVRVTAVYVEHPSSQHPLGYLIEGDKRVFHTGDTYSTPIFQKLRGKVDVLMVPISGRSTANEREAAQIVEDIRPRIVIPMHYGVYGDGSVEKLREELKKRRVWTMVRPMELYEELTL; encoded by the coding sequence ATGAGGATTATCTGGTATGGACACGCGTGCTTCTGGGTCGAGACGAAGGGCGTGAGACTGCTCATCGACCCGTATCCTGAGGTTGACGACGACAGAATCGGAGAGGTCGACTACATACTGATAACCCACGAGCACGTTGACCACTACGGCAAGGTCGAGCTGCTCTCAAGGCTGAGAAACGCGACGGTGATTGGACCGAAGCAGGTCTACCTGATGGCGATCAGCGACGGAATAACGAGGGCGAAGGAGATAGAGGAAGGGCAGACCATAGAGCTCGAGAACGGCGTTAGAGTCACCGCCGTGTACGTGGAGCACCCATCCAGCCAGCACCCCCTGGGATACCTGATAGAGGGCGACAAGAGGGTCTTCCACACGGGGGACACGTACTCGACACCGATATTCCAGAAGCTTAGGGGAAAGGTCGACGTCCTCATGGTCCCCATCAGCGGGCGCTCAACGGCAAACGAGCGTGAGGCGGCGCAGATAGTGGAGGACATAAGGCCCAGGATCGTCATCCCGATGCACTACGGGGTCTACGGGGACGGAAGCGTCGAGAAGCTCCGGGAAGAGTTGAAAAAGAGGCGGGTCTGGACCATGGTCCGCCCCATGGAGCTCTACGAGGAGCTCACCTTGTAG
- the radB gene encoding DNA repair and recombination protein RadB has translation MLTTGVESLDGLLGGGVAEGVLTQVYGSFATGKTTLAVQIGLLSSRKVAYVDTEGGFSPERLSQMAEARGLDPEEALQRFILFTPGDFKEQRRVIGGLKKVVDGSFSLVVVDSLTAHYRAEEQRRNLSNELAKQLQVLLFIARKNRIPVIVINQVHFDSRTGRMRAVAEHTLNYRTKDILRLDKLNTPGLRVAILERHRFRPEGGMVHLRITDRGIEEYLVR, from the coding sequence ATGCTCACCACGGGAGTAGAGTCGCTCGACGGGCTTCTCGGCGGGGGCGTAGCCGAGGGCGTTCTGACGCAGGTTTACGGGAGTTTCGCCACCGGGAAGACAACCCTCGCGGTTCAGATTGGTCTCCTCAGCTCGAGAAAGGTCGCCTACGTCGACACGGAGGGCGGCTTCTCCCCGGAGAGGCTGAGCCAGATGGCGGAGGCGAGGGGGCTGGACCCCGAAGAGGCCCTTCAGAGGTTCATCCTCTTCACACCCGGGGATTTCAAGGAGCAGAGAAGGGTTATAGGGGGCCTGAAGAAGGTCGTCGACGGCTCCTTCTCCCTGGTGGTCGTGGATTCGCTGACGGCCCACTACCGCGCGGAGGAGCAGAGGAGGAACCTCAGCAACGAGCTGGCCAAGCAGCTCCAGGTTCTGCTGTTCATAGCGCGGAAGAACCGAATCCCCGTTATCGTCATCAACCAGGTCCACTTCGACAGCAGGACCGGGAGGATGAGGGCCGTGGCGGAGCACACGCTCAACTACCGCACCAAGGACATCCTCAGGCTGGACAAGCTCAACACGCCGGGACTACGGGTCGCGATACTCGAGAGGCACCGCTTTCGGCCGGAGGGGGGAATGGTCCACCTCAGGATAACGGATAGGGGTATCGAAGAATACCTGGTCAGGTGA
- a CDS encoding DUF402 domain-containing protein has translation MSTGTGVSVRVRGIYSTALTKLFLERGFDIAQPSNRIVERFNIEKTYEEFDVDVYDKRDHHGVILVGTKVEEVKAALEDELVDVFFRRLPYQLYGIYKGIIVKKDERYVYVDIGSAIGTIPAKELPRAAEGDEVLVQVKKHNLLPQLSLTVTIPGDYAVLIPKPVGAQRHVKISRKIKDGKERERLRILGLSIDLGEWGILWRTAAAYKDWNTLRDEIIRLSKLAERLGKADSHTAPSLIIEGRNIYEVEFGGGAKRKLDEIRNRVVPTVEGHHQLKAHDPELSFAVEIAEGILSKVPAQAGKVKAGFWEALIANKGPRKGWLFSLEHYKPDGQRVKIGPGEVIEVSMNPLKVTFKRHLKPGKFYDGLELPIEFGDYAITEIEAGKWWFVHRYYDRNGNLKGEYYNINTPVEIYPDEARYVDLEVDIVKWPDGKKEIVDKDKLAAHYEDGIITEKLYRSVLRIAQEVYDRV, from the coding sequence GTGTCTACAGGCACAGGAGTTTCAGTTCGGGTTAGGGGCATCTACTCAACGGCCCTGACGAAGCTGTTCCTTGAGAGGGGCTTTGACATTGCCCAGCCGAGCAACAGAATCGTCGAGCGCTTCAACATCGAGAAGACCTACGAGGAGTTCGACGTCGACGTTTACGACAAGAGGGACCACCACGGGGTTATCCTCGTCGGAACGAAGGTTGAGGAGGTTAAGGCCGCCCTTGAGGACGAACTCGTGGACGTCTTCTTCAGGAGGCTCCCCTACCAGCTCTACGGTATCTACAAGGGGATAATAGTCAAGAAGGACGAGCGCTACGTTTACGTGGACATCGGGAGCGCCATCGGGACGATCCCGGCGAAGGAGCTACCGCGCGCGGCCGAGGGTGACGAGGTTCTCGTTCAGGTTAAGAAGCACAACCTCCTGCCCCAGCTCAGCCTCACCGTTACCATTCCCGGCGATTACGCGGTTCTGATCCCGAAGCCCGTTGGTGCCCAGAGGCACGTCAAGATATCCCGGAAGATAAAGGACGGGAAGGAGCGTGAGAGGCTCAGGATCCTCGGTCTCAGCATAGACCTCGGTGAATGGGGGATCCTCTGGAGAACCGCCGCGGCCTACAAGGACTGGAACACTCTCAGGGACGAGATAATAAGGCTCTCCAAGCTGGCCGAGAGGCTGGGGAAGGCGGACTCCCACACGGCCCCATCGCTCATCATCGAGGGCAGGAACATCTACGAGGTTGAGTTCGGGGGAGGGGCAAAGAGGAAGCTCGACGAGATAAGGAACAGGGTCGTTCCAACTGTTGAGGGCCACCACCAGCTGAAGGCCCACGACCCGGAGCTGAGCTTCGCGGTTGAGATAGCCGAGGGCATACTCTCGAAGGTTCCGGCGCAGGCCGGGAAGGTGAAGGCAGGCTTCTGGGAGGCGCTCATAGCCAACAAGGGGCCGAGAAAGGGGTGGCTCTTCAGCCTTGAACACTACAAGCCCGACGGCCAGAGGGTCAAGATAGGGCCCGGGGAGGTAATAGAGGTCTCTATGAACCCCCTGAAGGTAACCTTCAAGCGCCACCTCAAGCCCGGAAAGTTCTACGACGGCCTCGAGCTCCCAATAGAGTTCGGTGACTACGCGATAACCGAGATAGAGGCCGGGAAGTGGTGGTTCGTGCACAGGTACTACGACAGAAACGGGAACCTCAAGGGCGAGTACTACAACATCAACACGCCGGTGGAGATATACCCCGACGAGGCCCGCTACGTGGACCTCGAGGTGGATATAGTTAAGTGGCCCGACGGCAAGAAGGAGATAGTCGACAAGGATAAACTCGCGGCCCACTACGAGGACGGTATCATCACGGAGAAGCTCTACCGCTCCGTCCTCAGGATAGCCCAGGAAGTTTACGACAGGGTTTAG
- the moaA gene encoding GTP 3',8-cyclase MoaA has product MTLYDRFGRPVTNLRISVTQECNYSCFFCHREGQRFRARLELTPGEIERIVSVASRLGIRKVKLTGGEPTVRGDIIEIVRRIKPYLVDLSMTTNGSRLRELAKPLAKAGLNRVNVSLHSLKPDVYKRITGVDMLETVLEGIEEAVRYLSPVKLNMTVMKGLNEGEIWDMVDFAARTGAILQLIELEAPREVEETGFFRRYFYPLKPVERKLEEMAVEVRERRMHRRKKYFIPTDHGTAEVEVVRAMHNTVFCANCTRLRVTSDGKFKTCLLRNDDLIDFVTALRKGASDSELIDIMRRAVLIREPYWK; this is encoded by the coding sequence ATGACCCTCTACGACCGCTTCGGCAGACCAGTGACGAACCTGAGGATCTCGGTAACCCAGGAGTGCAACTACTCGTGCTTCTTCTGCCACCGGGAGGGCCAGCGCTTCAGGGCGAGGCTCGAGCTCACCCCCGGGGAGATAGAGCGTATCGTAAGCGTGGCGTCGAGGCTCGGGATAAGGAAGGTCAAGCTCACGGGCGGCGAGCCCACCGTCAGGGGCGACATAATCGAGATCGTGAGACGGATAAAGCCCTATCTGGTGGACCTCTCCATGACGACCAACGGGAGCCGGCTGAGGGAACTGGCGAAGCCCCTGGCCAAGGCCGGTCTCAACAGGGTCAACGTCTCGCTCCACAGCCTCAAACCCGACGTGTACAAAAGGATAACCGGCGTTGACATGCTGGAAACAGTCCTCGAGGGTATAGAGGAGGCGGTGAGGTACCTCTCGCCCGTAAAGCTCAACATGACCGTCATGAAGGGACTCAACGAGGGCGAGATATGGGACATGGTGGACTTCGCGGCGAGGACGGGGGCGATACTCCAGCTGATCGAGCTCGAGGCCCCGAGGGAGGTCGAGGAGACGGGGTTCTTCCGGAGGTACTTCTACCCGCTCAAACCGGTCGAGAGAAAGCTCGAGGAGATGGCCGTCGAGGTCCGCGAGAGGAGGATGCACCGCCGGAAGAAGTACTTCATCCCGACGGATCACGGGACGGCGGAGGTGGAGGTCGTCAGGGCCATGCACAACACCGTCTTCTGCGCCAACTGCACGCGGTTGCGGGTAACCTCCGACGGGAAGTTCAAGACGTGCCTCCTGAGGAACGACGATCTGATAGACTTCGTTACGGCCCTGCGGAAGGGGGCGAGCGATTCCGAGCTGATCGACATCATGAGGCGGGCCGTCCTAATCCGCGAGCCCTACTGGAAGTGA
- the taw22 gene encoding tRNA (guanine(37)-N1)/4-demethylwyosine(37)-methyltransferase Taw22 — protein MPAIRVEKREAEGVKRRLKKLGLYDGKRRPRREGDFVLLPVIDDPRIEGLGHEVLPVELPLRPERQIYKNLEDVLRGRLSEEELGYLRRYDVIGDIAVIQIPQELEHRVEEVVWGLRKVHPFLKVVAKKGFHEGAFRIRDYSIIWGEKRLKTVHRENGVEIKVDLGKAFFNPRMKGERYRLAKLVQDGERILIPFAGVLPYALVIARYKKVEITAVELNRDAYELGLENIELNSKRLRGKIEFIHGDAFEVLPELPSYDRVVSPTPRGVDALSLTLSRAERWLHYYDFVHEAKLESFRERILGECRKLGRNCGVKVKRVSDFKPHVFKVCADVRIG, from the coding sequence TTGCCGGCGATAAGGGTTGAGAAGCGGGAGGCGGAGGGGGTTAAGAGGAGGCTGAAGAAGCTGGGCCTCTACGATGGAAAGAGGCGGCCGAGAAGGGAAGGCGACTTCGTTCTCCTACCGGTCATCGACGACCCCCGGATCGAGGGGCTCGGCCACGAGGTTCTCCCGGTTGAGCTCCCGTTGAGGCCCGAGAGGCAGATATACAAAAACCTCGAGGACGTTTTGAGGGGGAGGTTGAGCGAGGAGGAGCTCGGATACCTCCGCCGGTACGACGTAATCGGCGACATAGCGGTCATTCAGATACCGCAGGAGCTCGAGCACCGGGTTGAAGAGGTCGTCTGGGGCCTGCGGAAGGTTCATCCATTCCTGAAGGTGGTGGCGAAGAAGGGCTTCCACGAGGGGGCCTTCAGGATAAGGGACTACTCGATAATCTGGGGTGAGAAAAGGCTGAAAACGGTCCACAGGGAGAACGGCGTTGAGATAAAGGTCGATTTGGGTAAGGCGTTCTTCAACCCGCGGATGAAGGGCGAGAGGTACCGCCTGGCCAAACTCGTTCAGGATGGGGAGAGGATCCTCATTCCCTTCGCGGGCGTCCTGCCCTACGCCCTCGTCATAGCGCGATATAAAAAGGTGGAGATAACAGCCGTGGAGCTGAACAGGGACGCCTACGAGCTCGGCCTCGAGAACATCGAGCTGAACAGCAAGAGGCTGAGGGGAAAAATAGAGTTCATCCACGGCGACGCCTTCGAGGTCCTCCCCGAACTCCCAAGCTACGACCGCGTCGTAAGCCCCACCCCCCGTGGAGTTGACGCCCTGAGCTTAACCCTCTCCAGGGCCGAGCGCTGGCTCCACTACTACGACTTCGTCCACGAGGCGAAACTTGAATCCTTCAGGGAAAGGATCTTGGGCGAGTGCCGGAAACTGGGAAGGAACTGCGGGGTTAAGGTCAAGCGGGTGAGCGACTTCAAGCCGCACGTCTTCAAGGTCTGCGCGGACGTGAGGATTGGGTGA